A region of Vitis riparia cultivar Riparia Gloire de Montpellier isolate 1030 chromosome 12, EGFV_Vit.rip_1.0, whole genome shotgun sequence DNA encodes the following proteins:
- the LOC117926804 gene encoding disease resistance protein At4g27190-like, whose product MAENMLSGVGGGAYQDVKEAVTTTGGKILDVKNLKKNYKKLMKEAEELWGLRDDIEKEASRVEIKPATREWITKVDVLKTKVNGLETEYNEGKRKRWRLDRFWSNANFSEDLEKKRQQVLSLLEEGLIHKGFLKDELPNSVWTKNAAEIDEKSSLGKIVGDVLNHLEDKKVTRIGIWGTVGTGKTTIMKHLNDNEKIASMFEIVIWVSVSKEWSIEKLQEGIMQRLELDAERTINIEKNAQIISRGLNEKKCLILLDEVWRTIDLQKVMGIDNKHNHSKMVLASIYQGICTNMETVVQIEVKPLSPPDAWNMFRKKVGDVISSSLIEPTARLVVQECHGLPLLIDRVTKTFKKKQRDFTLWNDGLESLQRWDSDRVEGIEELLERLQVCYEDLKDEEKDCFLHGVLYPEESIIYVDYLLECWRAEGSILHAEEFTKARVRGHAILHELMGVSFLEKTEKRKYVKMNKVLRSLALKISMQKDYKYLAKPREGLQEFPDHEECSQASKISLMDNRLHTLPETLDCGSLSTLFLQRNKDLSVIPQLFFQSMCSLLVLDLQGTGIAFLPSSISNLVLLRGLYLNSCIHLTKVPSEIEALQHLEVLDIRGSRLNLGQIQSLVWLKSLRISLSDCCIERTEVLDIQRIRINFNPIRIPILLKGLAVSLYNFGKGNHTQEQSGVISRFVSLEELSIDVDSSQQLWETVAEEAIEEIAKLNKLTSLRLYFPRVDHLRLFVTKSPVWNSRFTFQFSVGYEDSTHSQIF is encoded by the coding sequence ATGGCCGAAAACATGTTGAGTGGGGTTGGAGGTGGGGCATATCAAGACGTGAAAGAAGCAGTAACCACCACTGGTGGCAAAATACTTGATGTGAAGAATCtgaaaaaaaactacaaaaagttGATGAAAGAAGCAGAAGAGCTCTGGGGACTGAGGGATGATATAGAGAAAGAAGCAAGCAGAGTTGAAATAAAGCCGGCCACAAGAGAATGGATTACTAAGGTTGATGTGCTCAAAACTAAAGTGAACGGACTGGAAACTGAATATAATGAAGGAAAGAGGAAGCGGTGGAGATTGGACCGCTTTTGGTCGAACGCAAATTTTAGTGAGGACTTGGAAAAGAAGAGGCAGCAAGTCCTTAGTCTTTTGGAAGAGGGACTTATTCACAAGGGATTTTTGAAAGATGAATTGCCAAACTCTGTCTGGACAAAAAATGCCGCTGAAATCGATGAAAAGTCATCACTGGGAAAAATTGTAGGAGATGTACTTAATCATCTCGAGGATAAAAAAGTAACAAGAATTGGAATCTGGGGAACCGTCGGAACTGGGAAAACCACGATAATGAAGCACTTGAATGACAATGAAAAGATTGCTAGTATGTTTGAAATTGTCATTTGGGTATCCGTCTCGAAGGAGTGGAGCATAGAGAAGCTGCAAGAGGGCATCATGCAACGGCTAGAACTGGATGCGGAGCGCACCATCAACATCGAGAAAAATGCTCAGATAAtatcaagagggttgaatgaaAAGAAGTGTTTGATTCTTTTGGATGAGGTATGGCGCACCATTGACCTACAAAAAGTCATGGGAATTGATAACAAGCACAATCACAGCAAGATGGTGTTGGCAAGTATATACCAAGGCATTTGTACCAACATGGAAACTGTTGTGCAAATCGAAGTGAAACCATTGTCCCCGCCTGATGCTTGGAACATGTTCAGGAAAAAGGTGGGTGATGTTATTTCTAGCTCCTTAATTGAACCAACAGCTAGGCTTGTTGTCCAAGAGTGTCACGGGTTGCCACTGCTGATAGACAGAGTAACCAAAACCTTCAAAAAGAAGCAAAGAGATTTTACCCTTTGGAATGATGGATTGGAAAGCTTGCAAAGATGGGACAGTGACAGAGTTGAAGGCATTGAAGAACTGTTGGAACGCCTGCAGGTTTGTTACGAGGATTTAAAAGATGAAGAGAAGGACTGCTTTTTGCACGGTGTATTGTATCCTGAAGAAAGCATTATATATGTGGATTACTTGCTAGAATGTTGGAGAGCTGAAGGCTCTATTCTTCACGCAGAGGAGTTTACGAAAGCACGCGTCAGAGGGCATGCAATATTGCATGAACTTATGGGCGTATCATTTCTAGAGAAAACTGAAAAGAGGAAATATGTTAAAATGAACAAAGTGCTTCGGAGTTTGGCGCTTAAAATCTCAATGCAAAAGGATTACAAATATCTGGCAAAACCACGTGAGGGATTACAAGAGTTTCCAGACCATGAAGAATGTAGCCAAGCAAGTAAGATTTCGTTGATGGATAACCGACTACACACTTTACCAGAAACTCTAGATTGTGGCAGTCTCTCAACATTGTTCCTTCAAAGAAATAAGGACTTGAGTGTCATTCCTCAGTTGTTCTTCCAATCAATGTGCAGTCTGCTAGTTCTAGATTTGCAAGGCACTGGGATTGCATTTTTGCCTTCCTCCATATCCAACTTGGTTCTTCTCAGGGGGCTCTACTTAAATTCTTGCATCCACTTGACAAAGGTACCATCTGAAATAGAAGCACTTCAACATCTTGAGGTGCTTGATATTCGAGGTAGTAGACTTAATTTAGGTCAAATTCAAAGTTTAGTATGGTTGAAGTCTTTGCGAATATCCTTGTCTGATTGTTGCATTGAGCGTACTGAGGTATTAGATATTCAAAGGATTAGAATAAATTTCAATCCCATTCGAATTCCAATACTGTTGAAAGGATTGGCAGTATCACTATATAATTTTGGCAAGGGAAACCATACTCAGGAGCAATCAGGAGTTATTTCCAGGTTTGTTTCATTGGAAGAATTGAGTATTGATGTTGATTCTTCCCAACAGCTTTGGGAAACGGTTGCGGAGGAGGCCATAGAAGAGATTGCTAAATTGAATAAACTTACTTCCCTTCGATTGTACTTCCCTAGAGTGGACCATCTTAGGTTGTTTGTTACCAAAAGCCCAGTGTGGAATTCCCGCTTCACATTTCAATTTTCTGTTGGTTACGAGGACTCAACCCACTCACAAATTTTCTGA